A single window of Rhodamnia argentea isolate NSW1041297 chromosome 5, ASM2092103v1, whole genome shotgun sequence DNA harbors:
- the LOC115742351 gene encoding protein JINGUBANG, with translation MDLHVSDIAVSIPLLSATVTSSSCSSSSSLGSETEDSPANSHRFELRDVKYRLPCTPFSGFQSHKPLAVLSGHVGSVSCLALCGEFILSASQGKDIIVWQQPDLRLFTKFGQGDGSVKALVTVGDKVFTAHQDSRIRVWKVSRRSENVFRLVDTLPTTKDYLGKCMKQSNYVHTRRHHKRLWIEHADSISCLAVHHDFIYSGSWDKTLKVWRVSDLKCLESIKAHDDAINGLVACKGVVYSASADGKIKAWGKEGTKRSHSLKGILEGHKDVSLNSVIVSEDGKWVYGGGSDGYVMGWEGSSNLVSWKLVCEENAHQMAVLCMCLMGEYLCSGSADKSIAIWKREAFGQICKVGLISGHEGPVKCLQASPLRVGEGFMLYSGGLDRRLRVWWVPKYSAQKEDTTSTLMITEKSSILG, from the coding sequence aTGGATCTTCACGTTTCAGATATTGCAGTCTCCATTCCATTGTTGTCTGCAACAGTAACAAGCAGtagctgcagcagcagcagcagcctgGGCAGCGAAACCGAGGATAGCCCTGCGAATTCTCACCGGTTCGAGCTGCGAGACGTGAAATATCGGCTACCTTGCACCCCCTTTTCCGGGTTTCAGTCGCACAAGCCATTGGCAGTTTTGTCGGGCCATGTGGGTTCAGTTTCTTGCTTGGCCTTGTGTGGGGAGTTCATCTTGAGTGCCTCACAAGGCAAGGACATCATAGTGTGGCAACAGCCCGATTTGAGGCTATTCACAAAGTTTGGCCAAGGGGATGGCTCTGTGAAAGCCCTTGTGACTGTGGGCGACAAGGTGTTCACAGCACATCAAGATAGCAGAATCAGAGTTTGGAAGGTCTCGAGGAGGTCGGAGAATGTTTTCAGGCTCGTCGATACGCTTCCCACCACGAAGGACTACTTGGGGAAGTGCATGAAGCAGAGCAATTATGTGCACACAAGGAGGCATCACAAGAGGTTGTGGATTGAGCATGCGGATAGCATCTCTTGCTTGGCTGTGCATCACGACTTCATCTATTCAGGGTCTTGGGACAAAACCCTCAAAGTGTGGAGGGTATCGGATCTGAAGTGCTTGGAGTCCATAAAGGCACATGATGATGCTATTAATGGGTTGGTGGCATGCAAAGGGGTTGTGTATTCAGCTTCTGCAGATGGGAAAATCAAAGCCTGGGGCAAGGAGGGAACAAAGAGGTCACACTCGTTGAAGGGCATTTTGGAAGGCCACAAGGATGTTTCTCTAAATTCGGTGATTGTTTCGGAAGATGGGAAGTGGGTTTATGGAGGAGGGTCAGATGGGTATGTTATGGGGTGGGAGGGGAGTAGTAATCTTGTGAGCTGGAAGTTGGTGTGCGAGGAAAACGCACATCAGATGGCTGTTTTGTGTATGTGCTTGATGGGAGAGTACTTGTGCAGTGGTTCTGCTGATAAAAGCATAGCCATATGGAAGAGAGAGGCTTTTGGTCAGATTTGTAAGGTTGGCCTGATAAGTGGCCATGAAGGGCCAGTGAAGTGTCTGCAAGCATCACCTCTCAGAGTTGGTGAAGGGTTCATGCTCTATAGTGGGGGTCTTGACAGACGTTTGAGGGTATGGTGGGTTCCCAAGTACTCTGCCCAGAAAGAGGACACAACTTCAACACTGATGATTACAGAGAAGAGCTCTATTTTGGGTTAG
- the LOC115742217 gene encoding protein ARV 2-like isoform X1, which yields MEYRCVQCGFEIKKLYVQYSPGNIRLMKCENCKAVADEYIECEPMILLIDLILHKPKAYRHLLYNRLNQETGECKGVLWKSALAFLALDAYRCLLLEMAREGWGSSWSFGSVTWTCVKILADVFLGNLFLFYLLLLMTRISFTIPVGFSRHKDFTLAILVSSYFKLLLLAMMIWEFPSSVVFVIDLFVLSSNAVALKVITESTTEKCIGACFTAHAAKFFAGHLLQWCFA from the exons ATGGAGTACAGATGTGTGCAGTGTGGATTTGAGATCAAGAAACTGTACGTGCAGTACTCACCTGGGAACATTCGCCTCATGAAATGC GAGAACTGTAAAGCAGTTGCTGATGAGTATATTGAATGTGAACCCATG ATTTTGCTGATTGATTTGATTCTGCACAAGCCAAAAGCATATAGACATCTCCTTTACAATAGACTCAATCAAGAAACAGGGGAGTGCAAG GGCGTGTTGTGGAAATCAGCCTTGGCCTTTCTTGCTTTGGATGCTT ACAGGTGTCTGTTGCTGGAAATGGCTCGGGAAGGATGGGGTTCGTCATGGAGCTTTGGTTCTGTTACTTGGACGTGTGTAAAG ATATTGGCGGATGTCTTTCTTGGGAACTTGTTCCTTTTTTATCTCCTTCTGCTCATGACGAGAATTTCTTTCACAATACCAGTTGGATTCTCCAG GCACAAGGACTTTACTCTTGCAATCCTTGTTTCAAGCTACTTCAAGCTTCTACTATTAGCCATGATG ATTTGGGAATTTCCATCATCAGTGGTTTTTGTCATTGACCTATTTGTCTTGTCCTCCAATGCAGTGGCTTTGAAAG TGATCACCGAGTCAACCACGGAAAAATGCATAGGGGCTTGTTTCACTGCACATGCTGCCAAATTTTTTGCCGGTCAT CTTTTGCAATGGTGCTTTGCTTGA
- the LOC115742217 gene encoding protein ARV 2-like isoform X2 yields MEYRCVQCGFEIKKLYVQYSPGNIRLMKCENCKAVADEYIECEPMILLIDLILHKPKAYRHLLYNRLNQETGECKGVLWKSALAFLALDAYRCLLLEMAREGWGSSWSFGSVTWTCILADVFLGNLFLFYLLLLMTRISFTIPVGFSRHKDFTLAILVSSYFKLLLLAMMIWEFPSSVVFVIDLFVLSSNAVALKVITESTTEKCIGACFTAHAAKFFAGHLLQWCFA; encoded by the exons ATGGAGTACAGATGTGTGCAGTGTGGATTTGAGATCAAGAAACTGTACGTGCAGTACTCACCTGGGAACATTCGCCTCATGAAATGC GAGAACTGTAAAGCAGTTGCTGATGAGTATATTGAATGTGAACCCATG ATTTTGCTGATTGATTTGATTCTGCACAAGCCAAAAGCATATAGACATCTCCTTTACAATAGACTCAATCAAGAAACAGGGGAGTGCAAG GGCGTGTTGTGGAAATCAGCCTTGGCCTTTCTTGCTTTGGATGCTT ACAGGTGTCTGTTGCTGGAAATGGCTCGGGAAGGATGGGGTTCGTCATGGAGCTTTGGTTCTGTTACTTGGACGTGT ATATTGGCGGATGTCTTTCTTGGGAACTTGTTCCTTTTTTATCTCCTTCTGCTCATGACGAGAATTTCTTTCACAATACCAGTTGGATTCTCCAG GCACAAGGACTTTACTCTTGCAATCCTTGTTTCAAGCTACTTCAAGCTTCTACTATTAGCCATGATG ATTTGGGAATTTCCATCATCAGTGGTTTTTGTCATTGACCTATTTGTCTTGTCCTCCAATGCAGTGGCTTTGAAAG TGATCACCGAGTCAACCACGGAAAAATGCATAGGGGCTTGTTTCACTGCACATGCTGCCAAATTTTTTGCCGGTCAT CTTTTGCAATGGTGCTTTGCTTGA